The Rhodococcus sp. ABRD24 genome contains the following window.
ATGTCGGCAGTGCCGGTGACGTCGACGAGTGCACGCCACTGGCCGGTCGTCAAGCCCACAACCATGACGGCGCGGCCGTCAGCGGTGGGGAAGTCGGCGCCGTAGCTACCGAACAGCGCGTTGCCCTGTCGTGCGCGCCCGGTACCGCAGCGGTCGGCCTCCGCGACCCAGCCCATGCTGGCAACAGCGGACAGTGCGACATCACCCAGCGCCAGTTGCAGATACGCGCCCTCCCCGGTCTGCTCGCGCCGGCGCAGCGCCGTCACCAGCCCCACTGCGGCGTACAGCCCGGTCAGCAGATCCCATGCGGGCAGAACATGATTGACAGGGGCGTCGGAACCCTGCGGCCCCGTCATGAGCGGTAACCCGACCTCGGCATTGACGGTGTAGTCGACGGCGGGAGCGCCGTCGGCATGGCCCTCGATGTGCAGGTGGATCAGACCGGGACAGCGCTGGGTGAGGACGGCGTTGTCCAGCCACCGCGCGTGTGCTGCGTTCTCCAGCAGGATCCCGGCCTCGGCGACGAGGTCGGTGACGAAGTCGCGACCGGCCGCGCTGCGCAGGTCGACGGTCACCGACTTCTTCGCCTGGTTGAGGCCGGCCCAGTAGAGGCTTGCGCCGTCGTCGGTGACGGGCCAGCGGGCGCCGTCGACCGCGCCGGAGATCGGATCGACCCGGATCACCTCGGCGCCGAGTTCGGCGAGAACGCGTCCGGCGGTGGGTCCGGCGACGAACGATGACATGTCGACGACGCGGATACCGTCCAGTGGCCGTGCGGTCATGACACCCTCTCGAAGATCGCGGTCAGTCCTTGCCCGCCGCCGATGCACATCGTCTCGAG
Protein-coding sequences here:
- a CDS encoding CoA transferase; translated protein: MTARPLDGIRVVDMSSFVAGPTAGRVLAELGAEVIRVDPISGAVDGARWPVTDDGASLYWAGLNQAKKSVTVDLRSAAGRDFVTDLVAEAGILLENAAHARWLDNAVLTQRCPGLIHLHIEGHADGAPAVDYTVNAEVGLPLMTGPQGSDAPVNHVLPAWDLLTGLYAAVGLVTALRRREQTGEGAYLQLALGDVALSAVASMGWVAEADRCGTGRARQGNALFGSYGADFPTADGRAVMVVGLTTGQWRALVDVTGTADIFSAFERHRGLDLSVEADRYAARDAVTSILRPWFESRTLEQIETEFDGTRVLWSAYRTLAEVATDIRQTAGDAVVQEIDQPGIGAMLTSRSPLRWSGVYTDAAPAPTSGAHTREVAAAAGLDDSAIDALVDAGILGKPGTI